Proteins encoded in a region of the Corynebacterium genitalium ATCC 33030 genome:
- a CDS encoding SAM-dependent methyltransferase — MITDNLHSSFTPMTVAEIVDTLFPTGNPFRWEAFDGSATGPENADHTVCVSSPEGLSYIATAPGDLGLARAWVTGGLTVEGEHLAHPYGIFDDLRTLYDTFERPDVATGLRIARSLRSMGAIQIQPIPEAEQASWLERRVRQGLSRHSKERDADVISSHYDVGNEFYELFLGDSMAYTCAYYPTPDASLDDAQENKFRLVFEKLHLSPGDRHLDIGCGWGSMVRYAARRGVKSLGVTLSKEQAEWAQATIEEEGLADLAEVRYLDYRDVDETDFDAISSIGLLEHIGVDNYPSYFEFLSGKLRDGGVLVNHCITYPDNHKTKSGEFMDRYIFPDGELTGSGTVVKNMQDHGFEVFHEENIRLDYMRTLRDWCENLKANWDQAVELVGENTAKLWGMYMAGSEWGFEHDVVELHQIVGIKLAHDGSRAGTPERRWWNDSVF; from the coding sequence ATGATCACTGACAATCTGCACAGCTCTTTCACCCCCATGACCGTCGCAGAGATCGTGGACACCCTCTTCCCCACCGGCAACCCCTTCCGCTGGGAAGCTTTCGACGGATCGGCCACCGGCCCCGAAAACGCCGATCACACTGTGTGCGTGAGCAGCCCCGAGGGGTTGTCCTATATTGCCACCGCCCCGGGCGACTTAGGTCTAGCACGGGCGTGGGTGACCGGTGGACTCACCGTCGAAGGCGAGCACCTCGCGCACCCCTACGGCATTTTCGATGACCTGCGCACCCTGTACGACACTTTCGAGCGCCCCGATGTCGCCACCGGCCTGCGCATCGCACGCTCGCTGCGCTCCATGGGTGCGATTCAGATTCAGCCAATCCCCGAAGCTGAGCAGGCGTCATGGCTCGAGCGCCGCGTGCGCCAAGGGTTATCCCGCCACTCGAAAGAACGCGACGCGGATGTTATCTCCTCCCACTACGACGTCGGCAACGAGTTCTACGAACTCTTCCTCGGCGATTCCATGGCCTACACTTGCGCCTACTATCCGACGCCTGATGCGAGCCTGGATGATGCGCAGGAGAACAAATTCCGCCTCGTGTTTGAAAAACTGCACCTCTCACCGGGCGACCGCCACCTCGACATCGGCTGCGGCTGGGGTAGCATGGTGCGCTATGCTGCCCGCCGCGGCGTGAAATCACTCGGAGTAACCCTGTCCAAAGAACAGGCCGAGTGGGCACAGGCCACGATTGAGGAGGAGGGCCTCGCCGACCTCGCGGAGGTCCGCTACCTCGACTACCGCGACGTCGACGAGACCGATTTCGACGCGATCTCATCGATCGGCCTGCTCGAGCACATCGGCGTGGACAATTACCCCTCCTACTTCGAGTTCCTTTCAGGCAAGCTTCGAGACGGTGGCGTCCTAGTCAACCACTGCATCACCTACCCCGACAACCACAAGACAAAGAGCGGCGAGTTCATGGACCGCTACATCTTCCCCGACGGTGAGCTCACTGGCTCCGGCACCGTGGTCAAGAACATGCAGGATCACGGATTCGAGGTCTTCCACGAAGAGAACATCCGCCTCGACTACATGCGCACCCTCCGCGATTGGTGCGAGAACCTCAAGGCCAACTGGGATCAGGCCGTCGAGCTCGTCGGGGAAAACACCGCCAAACTCTGGGGAATGTACATGGCCGGTTCTGAATGGGGCTTCGAACATGATGTCGTCGAGCTGCACCAAATCGTGGGCATCAAACTAGCCCACGACGGCTCACGCGCCGGCACACCCGAACGCCGCTGGTGGAACGACTCCGTCTTTTAA
- a CDS encoding acyl-CoA carboxylase subunit beta, producing the protein MTTAEKLAELRERLERAQDPGSERARKKRDDAGQTTPRQRIQALLDDGSFVETGALARTPGDKDAVYSDGVVTGYGRIDGRPVAIYAHDKTVYGGSVGVTFGRKVVDVMEFAIKIGCPVIGIQDSGGARIQDAVTSLAMYSEIARRQLPLSGRSPQISIMLGKSAGGAVYAPVTTDFIVAVEGQAEMYVTGPAVIKEVTGEAISSAELGGAVQQEQNGNVTVTVTSEDEAFEFVRDLLGHLPTSTFDEPPVVWAPADEDLDDSALDDFMPDDTNAGYDMMDLLVQLGDDEEILEIQENYAPNLICAIGRIDGRPVGFVANNPMHFAGCIDADAADKGARFIQTCDAYNIPLVFVVDTPGYLPGVDQEKVGLIHRGAKLAFSVVEATVPKISLIVRKAYGGAYAVMGSKNLTGDLNFAWPTAQIAVMGSAAAAVMIQGKQLAAIDDENQRAYMKKVFMDFYEENMTSPYVATERGYLDAMIQPSETRLTLRRALRQLSTKYENDLPKKHAIRPL; encoded by the coding sequence ATGACAACCGCTGAAAAACTCGCTGAACTGCGCGAACGCCTCGAGCGTGCGCAGGACCCCGGCTCCGAGCGTGCGCGCAAGAAGCGTGATGACGCTGGCCAAACCACCCCGCGCCAGCGCATCCAGGCGCTTCTGGACGACGGGTCCTTCGTGGAAACCGGCGCCCTGGCCCGCACCCCCGGCGATAAGGACGCGGTCTATTCTGACGGCGTTGTGACGGGGTACGGGCGGATCGACGGCCGACCGGTGGCCATTTACGCCCACGACAAGACTGTCTACGGCGGGTCGGTCGGCGTGACGTTCGGCCGCAAGGTTGTCGACGTCATGGAGTTCGCCATCAAGATCGGTTGCCCAGTCATTGGTATCCAGGACTCGGGCGGCGCGCGCATTCAGGATGCAGTGACGTCGCTGGCGATGTACTCCGAGATCGCGCGGCGCCAGCTGCCGCTGTCGGGCCGCTCGCCGCAGATCTCCATCATGCTGGGTAAGTCCGCCGGCGGTGCTGTCTATGCGCCGGTGACCACGGACTTCATTGTCGCCGTTGAGGGCCAGGCCGAGATGTACGTCACCGGCCCGGCTGTGATCAAGGAGGTCACGGGCGAGGCGATTTCCTCTGCTGAGCTCGGCGGTGCCGTCCAGCAGGAGCAGAACGGTAACGTCACCGTGACGGTGACCAGCGAGGATGAGGCTTTCGAGTTCGTCCGCGACTTGCTTGGCCACCTGCCGACAAGCACGTTCGACGAGCCGCCCGTTGTCTGGGCCCCAGCGGACGAGGACCTTGACGACTCCGCACTCGACGACTTCATGCCCGACGACACCAACGCCGGCTACGACATGATGGACCTGCTGGTCCAGCTTGGTGACGACGAAGAGATCCTGGAGATCCAAGAGAACTACGCCCCCAACTTGATCTGCGCCATTGGGCGTATCGACGGCAGGCCTGTCGGCTTCGTAGCCAACAACCCGATGCACTTCGCCGGCTGCATTGATGCCGATGCCGCTGACAAGGGTGCTCGGTTCATCCAGACCTGCGACGCTTACAACATCCCGCTCGTCTTCGTCGTGGACACTCCTGGCTACCTGCCCGGTGTGGATCAGGAGAAGGTCGGCTTGATCCACCGTGGCGCGAAGCTCGCGTTCTCCGTTGTGGAGGCGACCGTGCCGAAGATCTCCCTGATCGTCCGCAAGGCCTACGGCGGTGCGTATGCCGTGATGGGGTCGAAGAACCTCACGGGTGACTTGAACTTCGCGTGGCCGACTGCGCAGATCGCCGTCATGGGCTCGGCCGCTGCGGCCGTGATGATTCAAGGCAAGCAGCTCGCCGCGATTGACGACGAGAACCAGCGTGCTTACATGAAGAAGGTCTTCATGGACTTCTACGAGGAGAACATGACCTCCCCGTACGTCGCGACCGAGCGTGGTTACCTCGACGCGATGATCCAGCCGTCTGAGACCCGTCTGACGTTGCGCCGCGCCCTGCGCCAGCTGTCCACCAAGTACGAAAACGACCTGCCGAAGAAGCACGCAATCCGGCCGCTGTAG
- a CDS encoding DUF3054 domain-containing protein codes for MKITKPTAVALDFLAIAIFALLARLAHQSDDMPFNFAGWASTVWPFAIGVALGWVIVEFGLRTTEPSADTGTTKATGHGPLIWLVTVVTGLAIWGIRNQALPHWSFVIVACVMSALLMLGWRGISGVLAR; via the coding sequence ATGAAGATCACTAAGCCGACCGCCGTCGCCCTGGATTTCCTCGCTATCGCCATCTTCGCTCTGCTCGCCCGGTTGGCCCACCAGTCAGACGACATGCCGTTCAACTTTGCCGGCTGGGCCTCCACTGTGTGGCCTTTCGCTATCGGAGTCGCCCTAGGCTGGGTCATCGTGGAGTTTGGCCTGCGCACAACCGAACCGTCCGCAGACACTGGGACTACCAAAGCCACCGGCCACGGCCCTTTGATCTGGTTGGTCACCGTCGTCACCGGACTGGCTATCTGGGGTATCCGGAACCAGGCACTGCCGCACTGGTCTTTCGTCATCGTGGCGTGCGTGATGTCGGCGCTACTGATGTTGGGGTGGCGCGGCATCTCTGGCGTGCTCGCCCGATAG